The Porites lutea chromosome 4, jaPorLute2.1, whole genome shotgun sequence genome contains a region encoding:
- the LOC140933779 gene encoding eukaryotic peptide chain release factor subunit 1, whose amino-acid sequence MSADNTTEAADRNVEIWKIKKLIKSLEAARGNGTSMISLIIPPKDQISRVAKMLADEFGTASNIKSRVNRLSVLSAITSVQQRLKLYSKVPTNGLVVYCGTIVTDDGKEKKVNIDFEPFKPINTSLYLCDNKFHTEALNALLADDNKFGFIVMDGNGALFGVLCGNTREVLHKFTVDLPKKHGRGGQSALRFARLRMEKRHNYVRKVAETAVQLYISNDRPNVTGLILAGSADFKSELSQSDMFDQRLQSKVLKLVDVSYGGENGFNQAIELASEVLANVKFIQEKKLIGRYFDEISQDTGKFCFGVEDTLKGLEMGAVDILIVWENLEISRLVLKNHQTDEEKILHLNPEQEKDKTYSIDSETGVELELVEKMPLLEWLANNYKTFGATLEIITDKSQEGAQFCKGFGGVGGILRYRVDFQSMELDEYDNDFNDSDDDD is encoded by the exons ATGTCCGCCGACAACACCACCGAGGCAGCCGATAGAAATGTCGAAATATGGAAAATCAAGAAACTTATTAAAAGCTTAGAAGCTGCACGGGG GAATGGAACAAGTATGATCTCTTTGATTATCCCTCCAAAAGATCAAATCTCCCGTGTAGCAAAGATGTTAGCAGATGAATTTGGTACTGCCTCAAATATTAAAAGCAGAGTGAACAG GTTGTCTGTTCTAAGTGCTATTACATCAGTACAGCAGAGACTGAAACTTTATTCAAAAG TTCCTACCAATGGCCTTGTGGTTTATTGTGGAACAATTGTAACAGATGACGGCAAAGAGAAGAAAGTGAACATAGACTTTGAGCCTTTCAAACCAATCAACACATCACTTTACTTGTGTGATAACAAGTTTCACACAGAG GCACTTAATGCTCTACTAGCAGATGATAATAAGTTTGGTTTCATTGTAATGGATGGTAATGGTGCACTTTTTGGTGTCCTTTGTGGCAATACAAGGGAGGTTCTTCACAAGTTTACAGTGGATCTTCCAAAGAAGCATG GGCGTGGTGGACAGTCTGCTCTTCGTTTTGCTCGATTGAGAATGGAGAAACGTCACAACTATGTTAGGAAAGTAGCTGAGACTGCGGTACAGCTCTACATCAGCAATGACAGG cctAATGTTACTGGTTTAATCTTAGCTGGTTCTGCTGATTTCAAGAGTGAACTTAGCCAATCAGATATGTTTGACCAG AGGCTACAATCAAAAGTACTGAAGCTTGTAGATGTGTCATATGGAGGTGAAAATGGCTTTAATCAG GCAATTGAACTTGCTTCAGAGGTTCTTGCAAATGTCAAGTTTattcaagaaaagaaacttatag GGAGATACTTTGATGAAATCTCTCAAGATACTGGAAAATTCTGCTTTGGTGTGGAAGATACCTTGAAG GGATTAGAAATGGGAGCAGTGGACATACTTATTGTGTGGGAGAATCTTGAAATCAGTCGACTTGTTCTGAAAAATCACCAAACAGATG AGGAAAAGATCCTTCACCTTAATCCCGAACAAGAGAAAGACAAGACTTACTCTATTGACAGTGAG ACTGGAGTTGAATTGGAGCTTGTTGAAAAGATGCCCCTACTGGAGTGGCTTGCAAACAACTATAAAACATTTG GTGCAACGCTTGAAATCATAACAGACAAATCCCAAGAAGGAGCACAGTTTTGCAAAGGTTTTGGAGGAGTAGGAG GTATTTTGAGGTATCGAGTAGACTTCCAGTCCATGGAACTTGACGAGTACGATAACGATTTTAAcgacagtgatgatgatgactag